One Pseudanabaena sp. FACHB-2040 DNA window includes the following coding sequences:
- a CDS encoding TonB-dependent siderophore receptor: protein MIYKLQRLMWLAGLLFLPMALAAPPGLAVPGRLEHRSQSLDQYLTQAPAQITAVRLETDELGLRLILEAAAPLEVPPTEVVGNALIAEIPNAVLALADGDIFEQFAPAEGIALVALTTLEGNRVQIAITGNDGPPTADIVTGSNGLVLGILPGQALETAADDALLIEVTGVVEEGYNPSSASTATRTDTPLRDIPQSIQVIPQAVIEDRGVTELDRALETAGSVVSSGGRGTSVFGPGFLIRGFPIRGGIFRDGISTFSLAPLSTNDVEQVEILRGPASVLFGQGEPGGIINLVSKQPLSEPFYSVGATIGSFNTYRGDVDVTGPLTEDRSVRYRLNLSYENFGSFRDLVDGERLLISPTLTWDIGPNTSINFFGQYARDRETIDQGIPFTAAGPVNVPRSRFVGEDFGEFSQDQFTLGYRLNHDLNENWSLRQATQYLQYSPRRYAPLYDFFDEATGDIERTEYFGGGTYRRLFTNAEAVGRFSTGSINHQVLIGAEYRNVLEQPEFQFSNFYTPINVFNPVYTGIPYAIEPEFFRDDTISTWGVYLQDQIEILPNLKVLAGIRYDVADQFRTTQDLGDPRSEFSQSDSAFSPRFGVVYQPIEPISLYASYTRSFSPSFGASRNANGSTFEPEIGRQFEVGAKADLTDRLSLNLALFDIRRQNVSTPDPNNRQFSVQTGEVASRGIELSLGGEILPGWNMTTSYTLLDAFVSQDNRDIVGNRLANVPDNQFSLWSTYEIQEGNLQGLGFGLGLFYLSDRAGDLDNTFTLPSYFRTDAALFYRRDNWRAQLNIENLFNTAYFTSSDEFQFVRPGAPFGLSARVVVEF, encoded by the coding sequence ATGATTTACAAATTACAACGACTGATGTGGCTAGCGGGTCTGCTTTTCCTGCCAATGGCCTTAGCAGCCCCCCCTGGGCTAGCTGTGCCGGGGCGATTAGAACACCGCAGCCAATCTCTAGATCAGTACCTAACCCAAGCCCCCGCGCAGATTACAGCCGTTCGGCTAGAAACCGACGAACTTGGGCTACGGCTGATTTTGGAGGCTGCCGCCCCGTTAGAAGTCCCCCCAACCGAAGTGGTGGGCAATGCACTGATTGCCGAAATTCCCAATGCGGTGCTGGCTCTAGCGGATGGCGATATTTTTGAGCAATTTGCCCCTGCAGAAGGGATTGCGCTGGTGGCGCTCACGACCCTAGAGGGCAACCGGGTGCAAATTGCTATCACGGGTAACGATGGGCCGCCCACCGCTGACATTGTCACTGGCAGCAATGGTCTGGTGCTGGGCATCTTGCCGGGTCAAGCTCTAGAGACGGCTGCTGACGACGCGCTGCTGATTGAGGTTACAGGAGTGGTCGAAGAGGGCTACAACCCCTCTAGTGCCAGTACGGCTACTCGCACAGATACGCCTCTTCGCGATATTCCCCAGTCGATTCAGGTGATTCCCCAAGCGGTAATTGAAGACCGGGGCGTTACCGAACTGGATCGTGCCCTAGAAACGGCTGGTAGCGTCGTCTCCTCAGGAGGGCGAGGGACGAGCGTATTTGGCCCAGGTTTTTTGATTCGTGGTTTCCCGATTCGCGGTGGGATCTTTCGCGATGGCATCAGTACCTTTTCACTCGCCCCACTCAGCACTAACGATGTGGAGCAAGTCGAGATTCTTCGGGGGCCAGCCTCGGTGCTATTCGGCCAGGGAGAACCGGGCGGCATCATCAACTTAGTATCTAAGCAGCCCCTGAGCGAACCGTTTTACTCGGTAGGCGCTACAATCGGCAGCTTCAACACGTACCGAGGGGATGTCGATGTCACTGGGCCGCTGACCGAAGATCGCTCAGTGCGATATCGCCTGAACCTGTCCTACGAAAACTTTGGCAGCTTCCGCGACTTGGTTGATGGCGAACGCCTCCTGATATCGCCGACTCTCACTTGGGATATCGGCCCCAACACCTCAATCAATTTCTTTGGTCAGTATGCGCGCGATCGCGAAACCATTGACCAGGGCATTCCTTTTACCGCCGCTGGCCCGGTGAATGTGCCTCGCAGCCGCTTTGTTGGGGAAGATTTTGGTGAATTTTCCCAAGACCAGTTCACCCTGGGCTACCGACTCAACCATGACCTGAATGAGAACTGGTCACTGCGCCAAGCTACCCAGTATCTGCAGTACAGCCCTAGACGCTATGCCCCCCTCTACGACTTTTTTGATGAAGCGACCGGCGACATCGAACGGACAGAGTACTTTGGCGGGGGCACCTACCGCCGCCTATTCACCAATGCCGAAGCAGTTGGTCGCTTCAGTACAGGCTCAATCAACCATCAGGTGCTAATTGGGGCAGAATATCGCAACGTGCTGGAGCAGCCAGAGTTTCAGTTCAGCAATTTCTATACCCCGATCAATGTCTTTAACCCGGTTTATACCGGCATTCCCTACGCCATTGAACCCGAGTTTTTCCGGGACGATACGATCAGTACCTGGGGCGTTTACCTGCAGGACCAAATTGAAATTCTGCCAAATCTGAAGGTGTTGGCAGGCATCCGCTACGACGTTGCCGATCAGTTCCGCACCACTCAAGATCTAGGCGACCCCCGGAGCGAATTTAGCCAGTCAGATAGCGCCTTTTCGCCACGCTTTGGGGTAGTCTACCAGCCCATTGAGCCGATCTCCTTATACGCTTCGTACACCCGCTCCTTTAGCCCCTCCTTTGGGGCAAGCCGCAATGCCAACGGATCAACCTTTGAGCCTGAAATTGGGCGGCAGTTTGAAGTGGGAGCCAAAGCCGACCTCACCGATCGTCTCAGCCTGAATCTGGCCCTGTTTGATATCCGTCGCCAAAATGTCAGTACTCCAGACCCAAACAACCGCCAATTTTCGGTGCAAACCGGGGAAGTTGCTAGCCGCGGCATAGAGCTTAGCCTGGGGGGCGAAATCTTGCCGGGGTGGAATATGACCACCAGTTACACGCTGCTAGATGCCTTTGTCAGTCAGGACAATCGCGACATTGTGGGCAATCGCCTCGCCAATGTACCGGACAACCAATTCAGCCTGTGGAGCACCTATGAAATTCAAGAGGGCAACCTGCAAGGGCTGGGCTTTGGCCTAGGGCTGTTTTACCTGAGCGACCGGGCGGGGGATCTAGACAATACGTTTACCCTGCCTAGCTATTTCCGTACTGATGCGGCGCTGTTTTATCGGCGCGACAACTGGCGGGCGCAGCTCAATATCGAAAACCTGTTCAACACTGCCTATTTCACGTCGTCGGATGAGTTTCAGTTTGTCAGGCCGGGGGCACCGTTTGGGCTGTCGGCGAGGGTGGTGGTGGAGTTTTAG